The following coding sequences lie in one Cercospora beticola chromosome 9, complete sequence genomic window:
- the PRT1 gene encoding Translation initiation factor 3 subunit b (BUSCO:EOG09260K24) → MAPSFENLDPETEYEVDDEEIDFSDLREKFETVMEEGLDTFIVIDGLPKVPEASKDKLIKFLLRSLTKVGKTKEENVFMPLSGETGQTEGFAFVEYETPAQAAAAVKALHAQPLDKKHTMAVNKLTDIERFGREGRIDETYKAPEIAPFEEKEHLRWWLGDADGRDQFVMYRGDNVGVFWNEREAAPDQIVDRQHWTESFVQWSPKGTYLTSMHAQGVQLWGGPQWSRQKRFMHPGVNLVDFSPNEKYVTTWSHRPMVVDEGNPILSLEEDGKNYIIWDVATGKPLRSFVTLDLPSPGLDPEGNPIKQKIQWPAFKWSADSKYVARMTPNQSISVYELPSMRLMDKVSVKIEGVQDFEWCPANPKRIEQKDYEQLFAYWTPEMGSNPAKVGIMSIPSKEIVRTRNLFNVSDAKLHWQSDSKFLCCKVDRHSKSKKSLATNLEIFRVQEKGVPVEVVDSLKDTVINFAWEPKGDRFVLITAGEVPAGAAIPPKTSVSFFAPEKAKGNAVGNFKLIRTVDKKNNNAIHWSPNGRFCIVATVLNQQSFDLDFWDFDFEGEKDEKEKDLTANLQLMNTADHYGITDIEWDPSGRFVATSASVWKHRMENGYHLYSFAGQLLREEPVEGFKQFTWRPRPERLLSKEEMKEIRKNLREYSKTFEEQDQAKKSSADKEVIENRRRQLEEWLAWRERTKEELLEERQDMGLPEISPEQQALVVEDSEGDSKVVEEIFEEILEETEEIVE, encoded by the coding sequence ATGGCGCCATCTTTCGAGAACCTCGATCCGGAGACGGAGTACGAggttgacgatgaggagatcGACTTCTCAGACTTGCGCGAGAAATTTGAGACAGTGATGGAGGAGGGCCTCGACACCTTCATTGTCATCGACGGCCTGCCGAAGGTTCCCGAAGCCAGCAAGGACAAGCTCATCAAGTTCTTGCTGCGCAGCTTGACCAAGGTCGGGAAGACGAAGGAGGAGAATGTGTTCATGCCCCTCAGCGGCGAGACAGGCCAGACAGAGGGATTCGCTTTCGTCGAGTATGAGACTCCAGCACAGGCCGCTGCCGCAGTCAAGGCACTTCACGCGCAGCCGCTCGACAAGAAGCACACCATGGCTGTCAACAAGCTCACCGATATTGAGCGATTCGGTCGTGAGGGAAGAATCGACGAGACATACAAGGCACCAGAGATCGCGCCAttcgaagagaaagagcacTTGCGATGGTGGTTGGGAGATGCAGATGGCAGAGACCAGTTCGTCATGTACCGCGGTGATAATGTGGGCGTGTTCTGGAACGAGAGGGAAGCTGCGCCTGACCAGATTGTGGATCGTCAACACTGGACAGAGTCATTCGTGCAGTGGTCACCAAAAGGCACATACTTGACATCGATGCATGCGCAAGGTGTTCAGCTGTGGGGAGGCCCGCAGTGGTCGAGGCAAAAGCGATTCATGCACCCAGGCGTCAACCTGGTCGACTTTTCGCCCAATGAGAAGTACGTCACAACGTGGTCGCACCGCCCCATGGTTGTCGACGAAGGCAACCCTATCCTCTcgctcgaggaggatggcAAGAACTACATCATCTGGGACGTCGCGACCGGCAAGCCTCTTCGATCCTTCGTTACGCTCGACCTTCCTAGCCCTGGCCTCGACCCCGAAGGCAACCCGATTAAGCAAAAGATTCAATGGCCAGCTTTCAAGTGGTCTGCAGACTCGAAATACGTTGCACGAATGACACCCAACCAGAGCATCTCCGTCTACGAACTTCCCAGCATGCGACTGATGGACAAGGTAAGCGTGAAGATCGAAGGAGTACAGGACTTTGAGTGGTGCCCGGCGAATCCAAAGCGCATTGAGCAAAAGGACTACGAGCAACTATTCGCATACTGGACACCTGAGATGGGCTCAAACCCGGCCAAGGTCGGTATCATGTCTATTCCGTCAAAAGAGATTGTCCGAACACGAAACCTTTTCAACGTTAGCGACGCGAAGCTCCACTGGCAATCCGACTCGAAATTCCTCTGCTGCAAGGTGGATCGACACAGCAAATCGAAGAAGTCGCTCGCTACGAACCTCGAAATCTTCCGCGTACAAGAAAAGGGTGTGCCTGTCGAAGTTGTCGACAGCTTGAAGGACACCGTCATCAACTTCGCGTGGGAGCCAAAAGGTGATCGCTTCGTCCTCATAACTGCTGGCGAAGTGCCCGCCGGTGCTGCTATTCCCCCCAAGACTTccgtctccttcttcgctcctGAGAAGGCCAAGGGTAATGCCGTTGGCAACTTCAAGCTCATTCGCACcgtggacaagaagaacaacaatGCCATTCACTGGTCACCGAATGGCCGATTCTGTATTGTTGCCACAGTGTTGAACCAGCAGAGCTTCGATCTGGACTTCTgggacttcgacttcgagggtgagaaggacgagaaggagaaggatcTTACTGCCAACCTCCAACTCATGAACACAGCCGACCACTACGGTATCACAGATATTGAATGGGACCCCAGTGGACGATTTGTCGCGACCAGCGCATCAGTGTGGAAACACCGCATGGAAAACGGCTACCATCTCTACTCCTTCGCTGGTCAACTTCTTCGTGAGGAGCCTGTCGAAGGCTTCAAGCAGTTCACTTGGCGACCACGCCCTGAGCGCCTGCTCAGCAAggaggagatgaaggagattCGCAAGAACCTTCGCGAGTACTCCAAGACCTTcgaagagcaagatcaagccAAGAAGAGCTCTGCTGACAAGGAGGTCATTGAGAATCGTCGCCGACAACTCGAGGAATGGCTCGCATGGCGTGAACGCACCAAGGAggagctgctcgaggagaGACAGGACATGGGTCTGCCTGAGATCTCGCCTGAGCAACAGGCGTTGGTTGTGGAGGACAGTGAAGGAGATAGCAAGGTCGTGGAGGAGATCTTTGAGGAGATCCTGGAGGAGACggaggagattgtggagTAG
- a CDS encoding uncharacterized protein (CAZy:GH30), whose protein sequence is MKLLVSLVGAAAAVSAQTGYDNSSYGNTSPNSRDLTFQAKISIDVATRYQTMVGGGCSGAFGAACTTNTLSAADQQAVVETLFSENIGALSILRNLIGSSQAATILPSCPATPDGPFNYTFPANNDSCQLTLAQTAVKYNPDLFLYADAWSAPGCFKTTGLEAGGGYLCGVRRSNCTHDWREAYANYLIEYVKLYQQRGINVSLLGAYNEPDFNPFTYSAMLSDGYQAYDFLSVFYPLVKKAFPNLAVSCCDSTGARQQRDLLYELGRLPGGLDLFDYNTYHNYQSSIKRPFGDLLHGQPTIETEWSDGGSTWTSTWDISGNNFEGFQWAIYMHNAFRNNVAGWSHWWCTWTSPSDASLILVNGTSYQVSARLWAFAGYFRFARPGAVRVEAQSDVEEVYVTAWENRNGSLAIPIVNAAHYAYSVEVDLKGLGMGVNRGVAYLTDNGHNVTLAGEFEVEEGGFRAVVEPRSMKTFFLDRR, encoded by the exons ATGAAGCTCCTCGTCAGCTTGGTTggagctgccgccgccgtctCTGCGCAGACTGGCTATGACAATAGCTCTTATGGGAATACATCGCCGAACTCAAGAGATCTGACATTCCAGGCCAAGATATCTATCGATGTTGCCACTCGTTACCAGACCATGGTTGGAGGTGGATGCAGTGGAGCGTTTGGAGCTGCT TGTACGACGAATACGCTCTCAGCTGCCGACCAGCAAGCCGTGGTCGAGACTCTCTTCTCCGAAAACATTGGTGCACTTTCCATTCTACGAAACCTCATCGGATCATCACAAGCTGCCACGATTTTACCTTCGTGTCCTGCGACACCTGATGGGCCTTTCAATTATACGTTCCCTGCGAACAACGACTCTTGCCAATTGACTCTTGCCCAGACGGCGGTCAAATACAACCCAGACCTTTTCCTGTATGCGGATGCGTGGTCTGCTCCCGGTTGCTTTAAGACTACCGGCCTCGAAGCCGGTGGCGGGTATTTGTGTGGTGTGAGAAGATCCAATTGTACTCATGACTGGAGGGAGGCTTATGCCAATTATTTGATTGAGTACGTGAAGCTTTATCAGCAGCGTGGGATCAATGTTTCGTTATTGGGAGCTTACAATGA ACCCGACTTCAACCCTTTCACATACTCGGCAATGCTTTCCGATGGCTACCAAGCCTACGACTTTCTCTCGGTCTTCTATCCTCTTGTCAAAAAGGCTTTCCCGAATCTAGCAGTCTCGTGCTGCGACTCCACCGGCGCCCGCCAACAACGAGATCTCCTCTACGAACTTGGCCGCCTCCCAGGAGGCCTCGATCTCTTCGACTACAACACCTACCACAACTACCAATCCTCCATCAAACGCCCCTTCGGTGACCTCTTGCACGGCCAACCCACAATCGAAACAGAATGGTCCGATGGCGGCAGCACATGGACTTCAACCTGGGACATCAGTGGCAACAACTTCGAAGGTTTCCAATGGGCAATTTATATGCACAACGCTTTTCGGAACAACGTTGCAGGCTGGTCTCATTGGTGGTGTACCTGGACTTCACCTAGCGATGCCTCGCTGATTCTTGTCAATGGGACTTCGTATCAAGTTTCAGCGAGACTTTGGGCTTTTGCGGGTTATTTTCGGTTTGCGAGGCCGGGAGCTGTGAGAGTTGAGGCGCAGTCTGATGTGGAAGAGGTTTATGTTACGGCTTGGGAGAATCGGAATGGGAGTTTGGCGATTCCGATTGTTAATGCGGCCCATTATGCTTATAGTGTTGAGGTGGATTTGAAGGGGTTGGGGATGGGTGTTAATCGTGGAGTGGCGTATTTGACTGACAATGGGCATAATGTGACTCTGGCTGGGGAGTTTGAGGTTGAGGAGGGTGGTTTCAGGGCGGTGGTTGAGCCGAGGAGTATGAAGACGTTCTTTTTGGATAGGAGGTAG